A single region of the Dehalococcoides mccartyi genome encodes:
- a CDS encoding carbon-nitrogen hydrolase family protein has protein sequence MTRIIKVAMLHIEPRTADIDTNRTLISNALRKAAQAGVKWVLTPEMAVSGYFFEEVIGTKWISPQPDSWLKKILELCKSLDVGLFLSYPEKDPSSGKCYNCLFAVNRQGELVGKHCKIEVHPGTEEGWSSPGCRLSVFEMDGCKLGMLICADTYDGEHAKILAKHGAEIIIVAAAWGNKYPPEERWKKRSAETGLPLWVCNRTGKENQVDFTQARSVVVEDGCEKLVYLGETPAMLVYDFDTATKKTLSRSFTVIDMPLL, from the coding sequence ATGACCAGAATTATAAAAGTAGCCATGTTGCACATTGAACCCAGAACAGCGGATATAGACACGAACCGCACCTTAATCTCCAATGCCCTCCGTAAAGCTGCTCAGGCCGGGGTAAAATGGGTGCTCACGCCAGAGATGGCTGTTTCAGGCTATTTTTTTGAAGAAGTTATCGGTACAAAATGGATATCCCCCCAACCTGACTCATGGCTTAAAAAGATATTGGAGTTATGCAAATCTTTAGATGTGGGGTTGTTCCTTTCCTACCCTGAAAAAGACCCGTCAAGCGGCAAATGCTATAACTGTCTGTTTGCCGTAAACCGCCAGGGAGAACTTGTCGGCAAACACTGCAAAATAGAGGTACACCCCGGTACAGAAGAAGGCTGGTCAAGCCCCGGATGCCGCCTTTCCGTCTTTGAAATGGACGGTTGCAAGCTGGGTATGCTTATCTGCGCAGATACCTACGATGGTGAACATGCCAAGATACTTGCAAAACATGGTGCCGAAATTATTATTGTGGCTGCAGCCTGGGGAAATAAATACCCGCCGGAAGAGCGCTGGAAAAAACGTTCAGCTGAAACAGGCCTGCCGCTTTGGGTTTGCAACCGCACAGGCAAAGAAAACCAGGTGGATTTCACTCAAGCCAGAAGCGTGGTAGTTGAAGACGGGTGTGAAAAGCTGGTTTACCTTGGAGAAACCCCTGCCATGCTTGTTTATGATTTTGATACGGCTACCAAAAAAACCCTCAGCCGATCTTTCACGGTTATTGACATGCCCCTGCTATGA
- a CDS encoding response regulator transcription factor encodes MEKIILKPSKSSPKTGHCTSPVRVLLVDDHEVAREGLRKILHSESDIEIIGEADNVPDTLRLAAELKPQVVLTDIKISGTGGCELRQQLKTIYPPIKVIILTGYEAEQYATEALSSGMNGFLTKDCPLELLSNAIRVVACGGSVWQGNLLEIASKNLACFVNEKTVSRNMVNEYSSAAVSIIPQDVLSPRELEILIMVARGYTNKEISVNLDYAEITIKKYVKGIMTKLNVSNRTLAGIAAVKFGLV; translated from the coding sequence GTGGAAAAAATAATTTTGAAACCCAGCAAATCCTCTCCCAAAACAGGTCATTGCACTTCACCCGTTCGGGTATTACTTGTAGATGATCACGAAGTTGCCAGAGAAGGGCTGAGAAAGATCCTACACTCTGAATCAGATATTGAGATAATAGGCGAAGCTGACAATGTCCCGGATACACTTAGGCTGGCAGCAGAATTAAAACCGCAGGTTGTCTTAACCGATATAAAAATCTCCGGTACCGGCGGGTGTGAACTTCGTCAGCAGTTGAAAACAATCTATCCCCCGATAAAGGTTATAATCCTTACCGGCTATGAAGCAGAACAATACGCAACAGAGGCTTTGTCTAGCGGAATGAACGGGTTTTTAACCAAAGATTGCCCGCTTGAGCTTCTTTCCAATGCTATTAGGGTAGTAGCTTGCGGCGGCAGTGTCTGGCAGGGAAATTTGCTTGAAATTGCCTCTAAGAATCTTGCCTGCTTTGTAAATGAAAAGACTGTCAGCCGGAACATGGTAAATGAATATTCATCTGCTGCGGTCAGTATAATACCGCAAGATGTACTCTCTCCGCGTGAATTGGAGATACTTATTATGGTTGCCCGCGGCTATACCAACAAGGAAATCAGTGTTAATTTGGATTATGCTGAAATTACCATTAAAAAATATGTAAAAGGTATTATGACGAAACTAAATGTTTCTAACCGTACTCTGGCAGGTATTGCGGCTGTGAAATTCGGACTTGTTTAG
- a CDS encoding radical SAM protein: protein MTANSHTPRIMPNRQANPEMTNVYHIAYAPGIKKAYLFHWNCNLKCRGCLCKKEINCLALEENLDVVSRDPHLSPPRGPESFLSLDGIMETLRKVELKEVLFEGQEATIDPHFEEICRRLKAEFGVYITLNTNGLKLPDLSNIDEVVFSLKAVTPKLYLDYTEVSNTKMLKNFEAIFRSGKKLRAEMVFIPGYIDLAETEAIAKHIASLSPNIPLRIDAYFECGDNTWRRATQEEMSQAVALAKKYLSTVTCTQQTTDNLDKKDLFFEVKRLF, encoded by the coding sequence ATGACCGCAAATTCTCATACACCACGTATTATGCCTAACCGCCAAGCCAACCCGGAAATGACCAATGTTTATCATATAGCCTATGCTCCCGGCATAAAAAAAGCCTATCTGTTTCATTGGAACTGCAACTTGAAATGCCGCGGCTGTCTATGCAAAAAAGAAATCAACTGTCTGGCCCTGGAAGAAAATCTGGACGTGGTCTCACGTGACCCCCATTTGTCACCACCCCGTGGTCCGGAATCGTTCCTGAGTTTAGACGGGATTATGGAAACCCTGCGCAAAGTAGAGCTCAAAGAAGTTCTATTTGAAGGGCAGGAAGCGACCATAGACCCCCATTTCGAAGAAATATGCCGCCGCCTTAAAGCCGAGTTTGGCGTCTATATAACCTTAAACACAAATGGGTTGAAACTGCCTGATCTTTCCAACATAGACGAGGTAGTTTTCAGCCTCAAAGCGGTTACTCCGAAACTCTATCTGGATTACACCGAAGTATCCAATACTAAAATGCTGAAAAATTTTGAAGCTATTTTCCGTTCGGGCAAAAAGCTTAGAGCCGAAATGGTATTTATACCCGGTTATATAGACTTGGCTGAAACAGAAGCTATTGCCAAGCATATTGCCAGTCTCAGCCCGAATATTCCCCTGAGGATAGATGCATATTTTGAATGCGGTGATAATACATGGCGAAGAGCTACTCAGGAAGAAATGAGCCAGGCAGTAGCTCTTGCAAAAAAATATCTCAGCACCGTTACCTGCACCCAGCAAACCACTGACAATCTGGATAAAAAAGACCTCTTTTTTGAGGTAAAACGGCTATTCTAA
- the cysK gene encoding cysteine synthase A — protein MENRASEPNTRKGCGIASNITELIGNTPLVRLNKIGSGLKAEIILKLESFNPTHSAKDRPALHMIEKAEQEGKLSPGGIIIESTSGNTGIALAAVCAAKGYRLMLTMPENFSVERRRLLRLLGAELVLTPAELGMQGAIEKASELKSRLPQAFIPNQFENPANPESHYRTTAEEIWRDTDGRIDILVAGVGTGGTLSGTARGLKAAKPSIQIVAVEPAESPVISGGKPHSHLIQGIGAGFIPRILSLELIDKVIRVPGEEAVKMALRLASEEGIMAGISSGAALWAALETAKQAENSGKLIVAIMPDSGERYLSSLPLGD, from the coding sequence ATGGAAAACAGAGCATCTGAACCCAATACCCGCAAGGGATGCGGTATTGCCTCAAATATTACGGAACTTATCGGCAACACACCGCTGGTTCGCTTAAACAAGATAGGCAGCGGGCTGAAAGCCGAAATCATACTGAAACTGGAATCGTTCAATCCCACTCACAGCGCCAAAGACCGTCCGGCTCTGCATATGATAGAAAAGGCGGAACAAGAAGGTAAGCTCTCACCCGGAGGCATCATAATAGAATCAACCAGCGGCAATACAGGTATAGCATTAGCCGCCGTTTGTGCCGCTAAAGGTTACCGTCTGATGCTTACCATGCCTGAAAACTTTTCGGTTGAGCGACGGCGTCTACTCCGTCTGCTGGGAGCTGAACTAGTGCTTACCCCGGCAGAATTAGGTATGCAGGGGGCGATAGAAAAAGCATCTGAATTAAAAAGCAGATTGCCGCAGGCCTTCATTCCAAACCAGTTTGAAAACCCGGCTAATCCCGAAAGCCACTACCGAACCACTGCTGAGGAAATTTGGCGGGATACCGACGGCAGGATAGATATATTGGTAGCAGGCGTAGGTACGGGCGGCACTTTAAGCGGCACAGCCAGAGGATTAAAGGCCGCCAAACCATCTATACAGATAGTAGCGGTAGAGCCGGCTGAATCACCTGTAATTTCCGGCGGGAAACCCCATTCTCACCTTATCCAGGGTATAGGTGCAGGCTTTATACCCCGCATACTGTCACTTGAACTGATAGACAAAGTTATACGTGTACCCGGTGAAGAAGCCGTAAAAATGGCACTGCGTTTAGCTAGCGAAGAAGGTATCATGGCAGGCATTTCATCCGGGGCAGCACTCTGGGCGGCACTGGAAACCGCCAAACAAGCTGAAAACTCCGGCAAACTTATTGTTGCCATTATGCCTGATAGCGGAGAACGCTATCTCTCCAGCCTGCCTCTTGGTGACTAG
- a CDS encoding PrsW family intramembrane metalloprotease, with protein sequence MNYLKNIKIYLTTYRWIWVLIGGLGLFLGAEQLIKLTHGTNFLPLLVVLGAFIMPVTFVVFIYERLPLANINIRWVLASFFVGGIIGLLMAGMLEYATVSSLSPSGLLTVGVIEEAAKLIFPMMLFWGGGFRAEANGVLFGVAAGMGFAALETMGYGVVSLIQSQGDINLLEQVLLFRGLLSPAGHAAWTGIVCAVLWRQRVEYNRGPLNLAVIGAFILAVGLHIVWDIASGLNLPVVWAAIVLLAVAVLSLLLLIRAIRHARYQLRRKDLLF encoded by the coding sequence ATGAATTATCTGAAGAATATTAAAATATATCTGACTACCTACCGCTGGATATGGGTGCTGATAGGCGGGTTAGGTTTGTTTTTAGGTGCCGAGCAGCTTATCAAACTGACCCACGGGACTAATTTTTTGCCGCTGTTGGTAGTTTTGGGCGCTTTCATTATGCCGGTAACTTTCGTGGTTTTTATATATGAACGCCTGCCACTGGCAAATATAAATATCCGCTGGGTGCTGGCCAGTTTCTTTGTGGGCGGAATAATTGGACTTTTGATGGCCGGCATGCTGGAATATGCCACTGTTTCCAGTCTGAGTCCGTCCGGACTGCTGACAGTGGGGGTTATAGAGGAAGCAGCCAAACTAATATTCCCGATGATGCTTTTCTGGGGTGGAGGTTTCAGGGCTGAGGCTAACGGGGTTTTGTTTGGAGTGGCGGCCGGTATGGGTTTTGCAGCTTTGGAAACTATGGGTTATGGGGTAGTCAGCCTTATCCAGAGTCAGGGGGATATAAACCTTCTGGAGCAGGTGCTTCTTTTCAGGGGGTTATTATCTCCTGCCGGACATGCCGCCTGGACGGGTATAGTCTGTGCTGTTTTGTGGAGGCAACGAGTTGAATATAACAGAGGGCCTCTAAATCTGGCGGTTATTGGCGCATTTATACTGGCAGTGGGTCTCCATATTGTATGGGATATAGCCAGCGGGTTGAATCTACCTGTTGTCTGGGCGGCAATAGTGCTGCTGGCGGTGGCTGTTTTAAGTCTGCTTCTACTTATAAGGGCTATACGTCATGCCCGTTACCAACTGCGGCGGAAAGATTTATTATTTTAG
- a CDS encoding bifunctional acetate--CoA ligase family protein/GNAT family N-acetyltransferase — translation MDKIKLFFNPKSVALVGATDKEGSTGKIILQNLIKGKDRRAVYPVNPNRESVLEQKCYPTLKDLPEVPDLVLVVVPAKFVPQVIEDAGKVGTKSVIIISAGFKEVGPEGKALEDKIAEISKQYGIRIIGPNCMGTMSPASGFNATFARMEMPKTGNVAFLSQSGALGSAVLDWAIARNVGFSGFASIGSMMDVNFGDLIDYFGTDENTKSIIVYLETMGEAKKFMSAARGFARTKPIIVIKPGRFEESAQAAKSHTGSMVGNAMFVDAIFQRAGVVRVDNIGDLFSCAAILNTSNLPKGPNLAIVTNAGGPAVLATDSLMEQKGKLAHISDDTVTALNPVLPPSWSKGNPMDILGDADPERYAVTLEAAIKDPGVDGVVVIYTPQGAANPLDIAKTIVKIAKKSKKPVLTSWMGDANVADARKLFYQNNIPSFEFPEEAVKGYIFMYRYARGLENLYETPEELAVDVDPSKEYIRTILKKVASEGRTLLSETESKKFLQAYGIDATVPFLARDAKDAAQIASALRFPVVMKIASPDISHKSDVGGVILGLKTEAEVEKAFTTMMENVKAACPAASIEGVTLQRMVDKYDYELIIGSKKDPVFGPVILFGSGGIEAEFQKDVAVGLPPLNQVLARRVMEGTKIYEMLYKGFRTKPPANLRLLEETLVKFSNLLVDFPEIMEIDINPLALLGSEAIALDARIIIDEEYIKNPAGDHNHLIITPYPAKYIKPWHTKDGRDVILRPIRPEDEPMEKALLEGLSEESSRMRFFHILKDINHSLLVRFCNIDYDREMAIIAEYNDKGKKRNVGVGRLIIDHSGLGGEFSVLVADDFQHHELGAKLLDMLIGIAREKGLKNFYGVVLAENVVMLNLCKDFGFNVKKDKSTEYKVNLEL, via the coding sequence GTGGACAAAATCAAGCTATTTTTCAACCCTAAGAGTGTAGCTCTGGTAGGCGCAACAGACAAAGAAGGTTCAACCGGTAAAATTATCCTTCAGAATCTTATCAAAGGTAAAGACCGAAGGGCTGTTTATCCGGTTAACCCGAACCGTGAGTCTGTACTGGAACAGAAATGCTATCCTACTCTGAAAGACTTGCCCGAAGTACCTGATTTGGTACTGGTGGTAGTCCCTGCCAAGTTTGTACCCCAGGTTATTGAAGATGCCGGTAAAGTGGGCACTAAGTCTGTTATTATCATCTCGGCCGGCTTCAAAGAGGTTGGGCCTGAGGGTAAAGCCCTTGAAGACAAAATTGCCGAAATTTCTAAACAGTATGGTATCCGGATCATAGGCCCCAACTGTATGGGTACTATGAGCCCCGCAAGCGGTTTCAATGCTACCTTTGCCCGTATGGAAATGCCCAAAACAGGCAACGTGGCTTTCCTGTCACAGAGCGGTGCTTTGGGTTCAGCCGTGCTTGACTGGGCTATTGCCCGGAATGTGGGCTTTTCAGGGTTTGCTTCTATCGGCTCTATGATGGACGTCAACTTTGGTGACCTTATTGACTACTTCGGTACTGATGAAAATACCAAGAGTATTATTGTATATCTGGAGACCATGGGCGAAGCTAAAAAATTTATGAGTGCCGCCCGCGGTTTTGCCCGCACCAAACCTATTATCGTTATCAAACCCGGCCGCTTTGAAGAGAGCGCTCAGGCAGCCAAATCCCACACAGGTTCCATGGTGGGTAATGCCATGTTTGTAGACGCCATTTTCCAGCGGGCAGGCGTGGTTCGGGTAGACAACATTGGTGACCTTTTCAGCTGCGCCGCCATTTTGAATACTTCAAATCTGCCAAAAGGACCGAATCTGGCTATTGTAACCAACGCCGGCGGCCCTGCTGTGTTGGCTACTGATTCCCTTATGGAACAGAAGGGCAAACTGGCTCATATATCTGACGATACTGTTACCGCTTTGAATCCGGTTCTGCCTCCTTCATGGAGCAAAGGCAATCCCATGGATATTCTGGGAGATGCAGACCCCGAAAGGTATGCAGTCACCCTTGAAGCTGCCATTAAAGACCCCGGGGTGGATGGCGTAGTGGTAATTTACACTCCCCAGGGTGCGGCTAATCCTTTGGATATTGCTAAAACCATTGTCAAAATTGCCAAGAAGAGCAAGAAACCTGTGCTTACTTCGTGGATGGGTGATGCCAACGTGGCTGATGCCAGAAAACTCTTCTATCAGAATAATATACCCAGTTTTGAATTTCCTGAAGAGGCGGTTAAGGGCTATATTTTCATGTACCGCTATGCTCGCGGACTTGAAAACCTTTATGAAACCCCTGAAGAGCTGGCAGTGGATGTAGACCCCTCCAAGGAATATATCCGTACTATTCTCAAGAAGGTGGCTAGTGAAGGACGCACCCTTCTTTCCGAAACTGAATCCAAAAAGTTTCTTCAGGCCTACGGCATTGATGCAACCGTACCGTTTCTGGCACGGGATGCCAAAGATGCCGCCCAGATTGCATCCGCTCTGCGTTTCCCGGTAGTGATGAAGATTGCTTCGCCGGATATTTCCCATAAATCAGACGTGGGTGGGGTTATCCTTGGGCTTAAAACTGAGGCTGAAGTTGAAAAAGCCTTTACCACCATGATGGAAAATGTAAAGGCAGCTTGTCCTGCGGCCAGTATTGAAGGTGTAACCCTGCAGCGAATGGTAGACAAATATGACTACGAGCTGATTATCGGCTCAAAGAAAGACCCTGTCTTCGGGCCGGTTATCCTGTTCGGCTCCGGCGGTATTGAAGCCGAATTCCAAAAAGATGTGGCTGTAGGTCTGCCGCCCCTTAATCAGGTACTTGCCAGACGGGTCATGGAAGGCACTAAAATCTACGAAATGCTTTACAAGGGTTTCCGCACCAAACCCCCGGCGAACTTACGTTTGCTTGAGGAAACTCTGGTTAAGTTCTCCAACTTGCTGGTGGATTTCCCTGAGATTATGGAGATTGATATTAACCCGCTGGCACTGCTGGGTTCAGAGGCCATTGCCCTGGATGCCCGCATAATCATAGACGAAGAATACATTAAAAATCCGGCGGGTGATCATAACCATCTTATTATTACCCCGTATCCGGCCAAGTATATCAAACCGTGGCATACCAAGGACGGACGTGATGTTATCCTCAGGCCTATCCGCCCTGAAGACGAGCCTATGGAAAAAGCCCTGCTGGAAGGTTTGTCCGAAGAATCTTCACGTATGCGCTTCTTCCACATACTCAAGGACATCAACCATTCCCTGCTGGTGCGTTTCTGCAATATTGATTATGACCGCGAAATGGCCATTATTGCCGAGTATAACGACAAGGGTAAAAAACGCAATGTGGGTGTAGGCCGTTTGATTATTGATCACAGCGGATTGGGCGGTGAGTTCTCGGTACTGGTGGCTGATGATTTCCAGCACCATGAACTGGGCGCTAAACTGCTGGATATGCTGATTGGTATTGCCCGCGAAAAAGGTTTGAAGAATTTCTACGGTGTGGTGTTGGCTGAAAACGTGGTTATGCTGAACCTGTGCAAGGATTTCGGCTTTAACGTTAAGAAGGATAAATCCACCGAATATAAAGTTAATCTGGAACTCTAA
- a CDS encoding cob(I)yrinic acid a,c-diamide adenosyltransferase, with amino-acid sequence MNDTRQTTKYNTGLVQIFTGDGRGKTSAALGTVMRASGYGLKVYIVFFMKGIHEGGEYNSLKRLPGIDYAIFGRSDFMGPQYTTQADLDYAQKALAEAKKVISSGEYDVVMLDEINTASAWKLINVDEVVELVKSKPPKIELILTGRHADTRLVVLADQVTELVNRKHPFEKGVDARQGIDY; translated from the coding sequence GTGAATGACACCCGGCAGACTACTAAATACAATACAGGTCTTGTCCAGATATTTACCGGAGACGGCCGCGGCAAAACTTCGGCGGCACTGGGGACAGTTATGCGGGCATCCGGATACGGGCTGAAAGTTTATATAGTCTTTTTTATGAAGGGTATTCACGAAGGCGGTGAATATAACTCACTTAAGCGTCTGCCGGGTATAGATTACGCCATTTTCGGCCGCAGTGATTTTATGGGCCCGCAGTATACCACTCAAGCAGACTTGGATTACGCCCAAAAAGCCCTGGCTGAAGCAAAAAAAGTGATTTCCAGCGGTGAGTATGATGTAGTAATGCTGGATGAAATAAACACAGCCTCCGCCTGGAAACTAATAAATGTAGACGAGGTGGTTGAACTGGTAAAATCCAAACCCCCAAAAATAGAGCTGATACTGACCGGACGCCATGCGGATACCCGTCTAGTGGTGCTGGCAGATCAGGTAACCGAACTGGTCAACCGTAAACACCCGTTTGAAAAAGGGGTGGACGCAAGACAAGGGATAGACTACTGA
- the cbiB gene encoding adenosylcobinamide-phosphate synthase CbiB: METVYIIVLAIALDLVLGEYPAPLHPVVWLGKFISFLDRFSPSRNPKTQFIYGAFLSILTVSISFTAVFFILGYLKDFNTLIYVFAGGLILKPAFCLREQWAIALKIKKLLEKNSSGAPPKELETLLGTVPHDKESLSREDIISASIRSISENASDFFVAPLFYFILLGIPGAFAYRAINTLDSMIGFHGKYEYRGKFAARLDDVANFIPARLTALLFITGAFIIHQNHKQALRSAISDHAKTTSPNAGWPMAAMAGALDVSLKKARCYTMGKSLRPLSTLCLSRAARLYKTSMFIWAGICIAIVWI; this comes from the coding sequence GTGGAAACTGTATATATAATTGTACTTGCCATTGCTTTAGACTTGGTACTGGGTGAATATCCCGCACCTCTTCACCCGGTAGTTTGGCTTGGCAAATTCATATCCTTTCTGGATCGCTTCAGCCCGTCCCGCAATCCTAAAACCCAGTTTATTTACGGGGCATTCTTAAGCATACTAACCGTAAGCATATCCTTTACAGCGGTATTCTTCATTCTGGGATATCTAAAAGATTTTAACACCCTGATCTATGTGTTTGCGGGAGGGCTGATACTTAAACCCGCTTTTTGCCTTCGTGAGCAGTGGGCAATAGCACTTAAAATAAAAAAACTGCTTGAAAAAAACAGCTCCGGTGCTCCGCCTAAAGAACTGGAAACCCTGCTGGGCACAGTCCCGCATGATAAAGAAAGCCTTAGCCGTGAGGATATTATCTCCGCTTCCATACGCTCCATCTCAGAAAATGCCAGTGATTTTTTCGTTGCCCCCTTATTTTACTTTATACTTTTGGGCATACCGGGAGCATTTGCCTACCGTGCTATAAACACGCTGGACAGCATGATAGGTTTTCACGGCAAATACGAATATCGGGGCAAATTTGCCGCCCGTCTGGACGACGTGGCTAATTTCATCCCGGCCCGGCTGACTGCTCTACTTTTTATAACCGGTGCATTTATCATTCACCAGAATCATAAACAGGCACTTCGTTCTGCCATTTCAGACCATGCCAAGACTACCTCCCCAAATGCAGGCTGGCCGATGGCCGCCATGGCAGGGGCATTGGATGTTTCATTGAAAAAGGCCAGGTGCTACACTATGGGTAAATCTCTCCGTCCGCTAAGTACCCTATGTCTGAGTAGAGCGGCCAGACTTTATAAAACCAGCATGTTTATCTGGGCAGGCATATGCATAGCCATAGTCTGGATATAA
- a CDS encoding polysaccharide deacetylase family protein, whose product MISVVLPACNEELFLPRCLDSICRQDFDSYEIIVVVNGSTDKTALVARKYPVKILHCEKHSAFYARQIGAAAAVGEIIVQADADTIYPRDWLSRIYADFKHQPSAVAVAGIYRYADPPWWAFLEYLLRLICNAYTCLFHGRPMLISGANFAFKRHVFERIGGYHVSTFSADQYDISTRLSRQGKVLLDRRLVATTSARRVHKPFFRILRDVFKNIAMVTGWVFQHIGQFFHRLYRSPLFFRSAKNTLPILGLVGILFWGYASPSSQLFGKVYFEGEGHTKIIALTFDDGPNPEYTPEILAILDKYGIKATFFVVGKNVETYPELTREILERGHILGNHSYCHNANHALSDFGAKDILRCAEVICKSTGVTPCLYRPPYGKRSPWELSAASEMQIVTISWGYAVEGKSLGETDNALSKILDKISPGCILLFHDGYGVDSNSLQSDCQLTVKVLDSLISNLLHQGYKFITVPEMLGLSAYN is encoded by the coding sequence ATGATCAGTGTTGTATTGCCTGCTTGCAATGAGGAGCTATTTCTTCCGCGTTGTCTTGACAGCATATGCCGACAGGACTTTGACAGCTATGAAATCATAGTAGTGGTAAACGGCAGTACAGACAAAACCGCACTGGTTGCCCGCAAATACCCCGTAAAAATACTGCATTGTGAAAAACACAGCGCTTTTTATGCCCGCCAGATAGGTGCGGCAGCCGCGGTAGGTGAAATAATTGTTCAGGCCGATGCCGATACCATTTACCCCCGGGACTGGCTATCCCGCATATACGCAGACTTTAAACACCAGCCTTCAGCGGTAGCGGTCGCTGGTATATACAGATATGCAGACCCTCCGTGGTGGGCATTTCTGGAGTATCTGCTGCGCCTGATATGCAACGCCTATACCTGCCTGTTTCACGGCCGCCCCATGCTTATTTCCGGGGCTAACTTTGCCTTTAAACGCCACGTATTTGAACGGATTGGCGGCTACCATGTAAGTACCTTTTCGGCAGACCAGTATGATATATCCACCCGGCTTAGCCGGCAGGGTAAAGTACTCCTTGACCGCCGTTTGGTAGCCACTACTTCCGCCCGAAGAGTACACAAGCCATTTTTCAGAATACTCCGTGATGTATTTAAGAATATAGCCATGGTAACCGGCTGGGTTTTTCAGCATATCGGACAATTTTTCCACCGTTTGTACCGCAGCCCCTTATTTTTCCGTTCAGCGAAAAATACTCTACCCATACTCGGCTTAGTGGGCATACTCTTCTGGGGATACGCCAGCCCATCTTCCCAGCTGTTCGGCAAGGTGTATTTTGAAGGTGAAGGGCATACAAAGATTATAGCTCTTACGTTTGATGATGGTCCCAATCCCGAATACACCCCCGAAATACTGGCTATCCTGGATAAATATGGCATAAAAGCCACCTTTTTTGTGGTGGGCAAAAATGTAGAGACCTACCCTGAACTAACCAGAGAAATACTTGAGCGCGGGCATATACTGGGCAACCATTCTTACTGCCATAATGCCAACCATGCCCTGTCTGATTTCGGGGCAAAAGATATACTGCGATGTGCGGAGGTTATCTGTAAATCCACTGGCGTTACCCCTTGTCTTTATCGCCCGCCATATGGAAAAAGGTCTCCCTGGGAATTGTCAGCCGCAAGCGAAATGCAGATAGTAACCATCAGCTGGGGATATGCAGTGGAAGGTAAAAGTCTGGGTGAAACAGACAATGCTCTTTCAAAGATACTCGATAAAATCAGCCCCGGCTGTATTCTGCTGTTCCATGACGGATATGGCGTAGACTCAAACAGCCTTCAATCTGACTGCCAGCTGACTGTTAAGGTACTGGATAGCTTGATATCAAACCTGCTCCATCAGGGCTATAAATTTATTACTGTGCCCGAAATGCTGGGGCTGAGTGCTTACAATTAG